The sequence below is a genomic window from Thalassomonas haliotis.
GGCCACGGGAGACAGTCCGGGCCAGTACCTGAAACGCCTGCGTATCGAGGCGGGCAAAGAGCTGCTGCGGGATTCGGATTTATCGGTGGCGGAAATCGTCTACCGGGTCGGTTACAGCGATGTCAGTTACTTCTGCCGCACCTTTAAAGCGATGCAAGGCTGTATGCCGAATTGTTATCGCCGCCAGCATAATGAACAGTTTGTCCTTGCACAGGTCAGATGAGCCATTGCAAGCGGCGGCTTTTTTGATTAAGTTAATAACCCTTGGCACAGGGATTTTGGCTTATCAAAACAGTTAACTTTGAATAAAACAACGTGAACAATGCACATTTAATACCTTATAGCTTTATTCGCCGCCAGTTGGGGAGTTTGCTCGGGGAGCCGGAGCAAGTTTTGGAATTGCTGGCCCGCCACGATATTCCCGCCTCGGTGTTAACTTCCGAGGGTTATATCGAGTCGGAAAAACTCGGCAACCTGGCCAACAGCGTCTGGCGCCTGCTTGATGATGAATCGGCGGGGGCTTCGGCTAAAAAGCTGCATGTCGGCTCCTTTAAAATGTTGTGCCATGCCTGCAGCGACTGCAAAACCCTGAGATCGGTACTTCACCGCACTATGACCTTTTTCCGCCTGCTCAGCGACGAATACCAGTTTACCTTGGAAGTGAAAGGGGAAGAGGCCGTCTTTACCCTGCATCATCAGCTGGAGGCGCAGGCAGCGCCGCTATGCCGGGTGCAAGCTAAGGCAAAAAACGATTATTTTATTCTCTGCCTGGCCATTGTTTTTATCCGCTGGTTTGCCTGGTTAATCGACCAGCAGATAAAACTGGAGCGGGTAGAGTTTCAATTTTCCCGCTTTGCCGCACAGGAAGACTTTGAAACGATTTTTCAGAGCAAGGTCGATTTCGAACAAACGGATAACCGCCTGGTTTTTGCCAGCTCCTTGCTGAGCCAGGCGGTGGTGGCCGAGCAGGAAAAGTTGCCTGCGCTGCTGATTAACGCGCCCCATTGTTTTTTAAGCCACTACCAGCAGCAAAACTCTACCGCCGAGCAGGTGAGGAAAATTTTGAGCCAGAGTGAGAATTTCAGCCGGATGAAACTGACGGATCTGGCGGTGCGGCTGCATTTTTCCCCCGCCACCCTGACCCGTAAGCTGAAGGCGGAAAATACCAGTTTTATGGACATTAAAGACCGTACCCGCAAGCATAAGGCGTTGACTTTGCTGCGCAGCACCGAACAACCTATCACCAGTATTTCTTATGAACTGGGCTTTTCCGAGGCGTCGGCTTTTACCCGGGCCTTTAAAAAGTGGACCGGGGAGAACCCCCTGGAATACAGGAATAGCTACCGTAACAGTTAATTCTTTTGCCGCCATAAGAATGATGTTTTATGTCACCGACTTGCCGTAAAGGGTCAAGTGTTTGCCGTGTTTTCTCTTTTATAGTTTTCATTCCACTTGTGAACAACACGATAGATTATGACCGACGCTTATATTTTCGATGCGATACGCACCCCCAGGGGACGGGGCAAAGCCAACGGCGCCCTGCATGAAGTTAAACCCATCAGTTTATTAACCAACTTGTTAAAAACGCTTGAGCAGCGCAACCGGCTCGATACCGGGAAAATTGACGATATCGTTATCGGCTGCGTGACCCCGGTGGGGGATCAGGGGGCGGATATTGCCAAAACCGCCGCCATTGCCGCCGGCTGGCATGACAATATCGGCGGCGTTACCATCAACCGCTTTTGCGCGTCCGGACTGGAGGCGGTCAATACCGCCGCCATGAAAATCCGCTCCGGCTGGGAGCATCTGGTGGTGGCCGGCGGTGTTGAGTCTATGTCGCGGGAAAAAATGGGTTCGGACGGCGGTGCCTGGGCCAATGATCCCGGCACCAATATCCAGACAGCTTTTATGCCCCAGGGCATAGGGGCAGACTTGATTGCTACTTTAGCGGGTTTTAGCCGCCAGGATGTCGATAACTTTGCCGTGCGCTCCCATCAAAAAGCGGCGGACGCCTGGCAGCGTAATGCCTTTGCCGGCTCGGTTATTCCGGTTGTTGATCAAAACGGCCTCGAAATACTGGCCAGAGACGAGCTGATCCGGCCTGAGTCCTCGCTGCAAAGCCTGAGTTTGTTAAAACCTTCTTTTAAGCACATGGGGGAGATGGGCTTTGATGATGTCGCCCGGGAAAAATACCACCAGGTAGAGACTATTGACCATGTCCATACCCCGGCGAATTCCTCCGGCATAGTCGACGGCGCGGCGCTGGTGCTTATCGGCAGCGGGCAGGCGGGCAAAACCCTTAACCTTACCCCGAGGGCGAAGATAGTCGCCAGTGCCATTGTCGGCACAGATCCCACCATTATGCTGACGGGGCCGGCCCCGGCGGCGGAAAAAGCCCTGGCCCTTGCCGGTTTGACGGTGGCGGACATAGATTTGTTTGAGGTCAACGAAGCCTTTGCGTCTGTGGTGATGCGTTTTCAGCAGGAATTAAAGGTGGCGGACGAGAAAATCAATGTCAACGGCGGCGCCATTGCCATGGGGCATCCGCTGGGGGCGACCGGGGCGATGATCTTGGGCACCTTGCTCGATGAGCTTGAAGCGCGGCAGTTAACGCGCGGCCTGGTCACCTTATGTATCGGCGGCGGTATGGGGATCGCCACTATTATTGAAAGAGTGCCGACAGCCGAAAAAGTGCCGACAGCCGAAAAAGTGCCGACAGCCAAAGAGCAGGGGAAATAAGATGACTGCCATTAAATATCAAAAAGATAGCGATAATATCATCCACCTGATCCTGGATAAGGAAAATGCCTCCGCCAACCTGATGGACATGGCGTTTACCGGGGATTTGGCTAAAATCAGCGAGCGCCTGGTTGCCGATATTCAGTCGGGGCAGCAAGTGATCGGGGTGATCATCCGCTCGGCAAAGTCGAGTTTCTTTGCCGGCGGCGATCTGAATATGCTTTATCAATCGGGGCCCGGGCAGGCAGCAGGCATTTTTGCCATGGTGGAGTCGTTAAAGGCCAGCATGCGCAAAATTGAGAGCTGTGGCAAACCTGTGGTGGCCTGTATCGGCGGCGCGGCCATGGGAGGCGGCTGGGAGCTGGCCCTGGCCTGTCATCACCGCATTGCCGTTAATCACAAGAAAATTAAGCTGGGTTTGCCGGAAGTGACCTTAGGCCTGTTGCCCGGCGCCGGCGGCGTGACCCGCATGGTGCGCCTGCTGGGGCTGGAAAAAGCCATGCCCTACCTGTTGCAGGGCAAGTTTTTTGATCCGGCCGGGGGGGTTGAGCTTGGCCTGATCCATGAACTGGTAGCAGATGAGGCGGATGCCGGGGCGGCTTTAATCAAG
It includes:
- a CDS encoding helix-turn-helix domain-containing protein, yielding MNNAHLIPYSFIRRQLGSLLGEPEQVLELLARHDIPASVLTSEGYIESEKLGNLANSVWRLLDDESAGASAKKLHVGSFKMLCHACSDCKTLRSVLHRTMTFFRLLSDEYQFTLEVKGEEAVFTLHHQLEAQAAPLCRVQAKAKNDYFILCLAIVFIRWFAWLIDQQIKLERVEFQFSRFAAQEDFETIFQSKVDFEQTDNRLVFASSLLSQAVVAEQEKLPALLINAPHCFLSHYQQQNSTAEQVRKILSQSENFSRMKLTDLAVRLHFSPATLTRKLKAENTSFMDIKDRTRKHKALTLLRSTEQPITSISYELGFSEASAFTRAFKKWTGENPLEYRNSYRNS
- a CDS encoding acetyl-CoA C-acetyltransferase, with amino-acid sequence MTDAYIFDAIRTPRGRGKANGALHEVKPISLLTNLLKTLEQRNRLDTGKIDDIVIGCVTPVGDQGADIAKTAAIAAGWHDNIGGVTINRFCASGLEAVNTAAMKIRSGWEHLVVAGGVESMSREKMGSDGGAWANDPGTNIQTAFMPQGIGADLIATLAGFSRQDVDNFAVRSHQKAADAWQRNAFAGSVIPVVDQNGLEILARDELIRPESSLQSLSLLKPSFKHMGEMGFDDVAREKYHQVETIDHVHTPANSSGIVDGAALVLIGSGQAGKTLNLTPRAKIVASAIVGTDPTIMLTGPAPAAEKALALAGLTVADIDLFEVNEAFASVVMRFQQELKVADEKINVNGGAIAMGHPLGATGAMILGTLLDELEARQLTRGLVTLCIGGGMGIATIIERVPTAEKVPTAEKVPTAKEQGK